In Saccharomyces cerevisiae S288C chromosome XV, complete sequence, the following proteins share a genomic window:
- the TOA1 gene encoding transcription initiation factor IIA large subunit (TFIIA large subunit; involved in transcriptional activation, acts as antirepressor or as coactivator; required, along with Toa2p, for ribosomal protein gene transcription in vivo; homologous to largest and second largest subunits of human and Drosophila TFIIA), protein MSNAEASRVYEIIVESVVNEVREDFENAGIDEQTLQDLKNIWQKKLTETKVTTFSWDNQFNEGNINGVQNDLNFNLATPGVNSSEFNIKEENTGNEGLILPNINSNNNIPHSGETNINTNTVEATNNSGATLNTNTSGNTNADVTSQPKIEVKPEIELTINNANITTVENIDDESEKKDDEEKEEDVEKTRKEKEQIEQVKLQAKKEKRSALLDTDEVGSELDDSDDDYLISEGEEDGPDENLMLCLYDKVTRTKARWKCSLKDGVVTINRNDYTFQKAQVEAEWV, encoded by the coding sequence ATGTCGAATGCAGAGGCCAGCAGAGTGTACGAGATTATCGTAGAGTCTGTGGTAAATGAAGTAAGAGAGGACTTTGAAAATGCGGGTATCGATGAACAAACTTTACAAGAcctaaaaaatatttggcAAAAAAAGCTCACAGAGACGAAGGTAACTACTTTTTCATGGGACAATCAGTTCAATGAAGGAAATATCAATGGTGTACAGAACGACTTAAATTTCAATCTTGCTACCCCCGGCGTAAATTCTAGCGAGTTCAATATTAAGGAGGAGAATACCGGTAATGAAGGTCTAATTTTGCCAAATATCAATTCCAACAACAACATACCGCACTCTGGAGAGACCAATATTAATACGAATACGGTAGAAGCAACTAATAATTCAGGTGCTACCTTGAACACAAATACTAGTGGTAATACAAATGCGGACGTAACTAGCCAGCCTAAAATTGAAGTAAAACCGGAAATAGAACTTACTATTAATAATGCCAATATAACTACCGTCGAAAACATAGATGATGAAAGTGAGAAGAAAGACGACGAGGAAAAGGAGGAGGACGTGGAAAAAACCCGCAAGGAAAAGGAGCAGATAGAACAAGTAAAATTACAAGcgaagaaggaaaaaagaagtgcATTATTAGATACGGATGAGGTCGGTTCAGAACTAGATGATTCCGACGATGACTATCTAATTTCGGAGGGTGAAGAGGATGGGCCAGATGAGAACTTAATGCTGTGCTTATATGATAAAGTCACAAGAACAAAGGCGAGATGGAAATGTAGTCTGAAAGATGGTGTGGTGACCATCAATAGAAATGACTACACATTCCAAAAAGCTCAAGTGGAAGCGGAGTGGGTATAA
- the PEX27 gene encoding Pex27p (Peripheral peroxisomal membrane protein; required for Vps1-dependent peroxisome fission but not Dnm1-dependent fission; functions to control peroxisome size and number; interacts with Vps1p and Pex25p; accumulates at peroxisomal membrane constrictions; PEX27 has a paralog, PEX25, that arose from the whole genome duplication), with protein MTSDPVNTNISSPTLTDRNADESWELLKREFNTLFSNLKTDSKEEGNFTDNKGVIAKKPIVLQDNDDSDFTQNQGKVATATSTTSDRSFKRTLGSIEMKKRYVKKNCQAKFVFNTLEGKEVCSKILQHTLGLLSLLLLTRKIRLLNFSSKLRLVIQQLSLFRYYLRFGNFAINLYKIIKRFRWLREMKKLHYKDQSILFYFKNFRFFDIIEAFYNLTDELILFHKLQSMFGKKNTSHANTNRLMTFVKEQHYILWEVLNILAINKNIEQWRQLIRDEIYLSIYNTSGNAIKEYELKYKLPTNDKVNLELRKNNITLDFYKIILNLLSNLINIKGKRDKYNSELAYEIISVGSGVTELLKLWNRAKVTSANEHTSAV; from the coding sequence ATGACATCCGATCCTGTTAATACGAATATAAGTAGCCCCACTTTAACGGACAGAAATGCAGACGAATCATGGGAGCTCTTGAAAAGAGAGTTTAACACATTATTTAGCAACCTGAAAACTGACagtaaagaagaaggtaatTTCACAGACAACAAAGGAGTAATCGccaagaaaccaattgtTCTGCAGGATAATGATGATTCGGATTTTACGCAGAATCAGGGAAAAGTTGCTACTGCAACCAGTACAACTAGTGACAGAAGCTTTAAGCGAACACTTGGTTCTattgaaatgaaaaaacgTTATgttaagaaaaattgccaagcaaaatttgtttttaaCACGCTTGAAGGTAAAGAAGTTTGTTCGAAAATACTACAACATACCCTAGGCCTATTAAGTTTATTGCTATTGACGAGAAAGATACGACTACTAAATTTTTCCTCAAAACTGCGATTGGTGATTCAACAATTGAGTTTATTTCGGTACTATTTGAGATTCGGAAACTTTGCGATcaatttatataaaattatcaaaagaTTTCGCTGGTTGagagaaatgaaaaaactaCATTATAAAGATCaatcaattttattttattttaaaaatttccGGTTTTTCGACATTATTGAAGCTTTTTATAATTTGACAGATGAGTTGATACTGTTCCATAAGCTACAATCAATGTTTGGTAAAAAGAACACATCACATGCAAATACTAATAGACTAATGACATTCGTCAAAGAACAGCACTATATCTTATGGGAAGTTTTAAATATTCTTGCTatcaataaaaacattgaaCAATGGCGACAGCTAATAAGAGATGAAATTTATTTAAGTATCTATAATACCAGTGGTAATGCAATAAAGGAATACGAGTTAAAGTACAAACTACCTACCAATGACAAAGTCAATTTGGAGTTACggaaaaataatattacaTTGGATTTTTATAAGATAATACTAAACTTATTGTCTAATCTAATTAATATTAAAGGTAAAAGGGACAAATATAACTCAGAGCTAGCTTACGAAATAATTTCAGTAGGTTCCGGTGTTACTGAACTCCTTAAGCTATGGAACCGAGCCAAAGTCACTTCGGCTAATGAACATACAAGCGCTGTTTGA